The following are from one region of the Halarcobacter sp. genome:
- a CDS encoding (Fe-S)-binding protein — MKVGLFIPCFMNELYPNSCMATLKLLKKFDLDVDYPMEQTCCGQPMANSGCSKDMKSLAYKFVETFKDYDYIVAPSGSCVTMVKEHYEPFFDDDEDYNKVKTSIYEICEFLHDVLKIEEIDTTFPYKVGIHNSCHGHRALGLGSASELNIPYNNKLKNLLSLVKDIEIVELKRDDECCGFGGTFCVTEEDISVAMGKDRIKDHLDSNAQIITGADMSCLMHMEGIINRDKKPLKVMHITEILAGEF; from the coding sequence ATGAAAGTTGGACTATTTATTCCCTGTTTCATGAATGAACTTTACCCAAATAGCTGTATGGCAACTTTAAAACTACTAAAAAAATTTGATTTAGATGTTGATTATCCAATGGAGCAAACATGCTGTGGACAACCTATGGCAAACTCTGGATGCTCAAAAGATATGAAAAGCTTAGCTTACAAATTTGTAGAAACTTTTAAAGATTATGATTATATTGTAGCTCCATCGGGTTCTTGTGTAACAATGGTAAAAGAGCACTATGAGCCTTTTTTTGATGATGATGAAGATTACAATAAAGTAAAAACATCAATATATGAAATCTGTGAATTTTTACATGATGTTTTAAAAATTGAAGAGATTGATACTACTTTTCCATATAAAGTTGGAATTCACAACTCATGTCACGGACATAGAGCTTTAGGTTTAGGTAGTGCAAGTGAATTAAATATTCCATACAATAATAAGTTAAAAAATCTTTTATCTCTTGTAAAAGATATTGAAATTGTTGAACTAAAAAGAGATGATGAGTGCTGTGGATTTGGTGGAACTTTTTGTGTAACAGAAGAAGATATCTCTGTTGCTATGGGAAAAGATAGAATAAAAGACCATCTTGATTCAAATGCACAAATAATCACAGGGGCAGATATGTCATGTCTTATGCATATGGAAGGGATTATAAATAGAGATAAAAAACCTCTAAAAGTTATGCATATAACTGAAATACTAGCAGGAGAATTCTAA
- a CDS encoding class I SAM-dependent methyltransferase, with translation MDTLNHKFYYNSYLKHGISAKGVHWQSEYNQYLRFKMITIYLENIEDSTLIDLGCGFAEYLNFLEKYDLKLKKYIGVDCESFMIENSKKRFPKDIFLKANILNDKFDDVDYVICSGGLNIMNQEDFLEAIEKSFKIAKKAFIFNFLTKNSLHLMKKRDVIRFVHTLTNRVEISSNYLKNDATICLKK, from the coding sequence ATGGATACTTTAAATCATAAATTCTATTATAACTCTTATTTAAAACATGGAATAAGTGCAAAAGGTGTACACTGGCAATCAGAATACAACCAATATTTAAGATTTAAGATGATAACTATATATTTAGAAAATATTGAAGATTCAACTTTAATTGATTTAGGTTGTGGATTTGCAGAATATTTAAATTTTTTAGAAAAATATGATTTAAAGCTTAAAAAGTATATTGGTGTGGATTGTGAAAGTTTTATGATTGAAAACTCAAAAAAGAGGTTTCCAAAAGATATTTTTTTAAAAGCAAATATACTAAATGATAAATTTGATGATGTAGATTATGTAATTTGTAGTGGAGGATTAAATATTATGAATCAAGAAGATTTTTTAGAAGCTATAGAAAAATCTTTTAAAATTGCTAAAAAAGCTTTTATATTTAATTTTCTAACGAAAAACTCTTTGCATTTGATGAAAAAAAGAGATGTAATAAGATTTGTACACACACTTACAAATAGAGTTGAAATATCTTCAAATTATCTAAAAAATGATGCAACAATATGTTTAAAAAAATAA